In bacterium, the following are encoded in one genomic region:
- a CDS encoding insulinase family protein — MQAISILSIFIIGLLMTSCSVPSSESTVLLPVKDDPTISFRIWFKTGSQNDPGGKEGLAALTASMMVEGATEKHSYEDILSALYPMAASYYVTVDKEMTVFIGRVHKDNLQDYYPYFIDALLHPKFAEDDFTRIKTDMINSIEKSLRYSSDEELGKAAFYNFVYEGTPYGHLDLGTVSSLEAITLDDVRTFYNTWFTRDNVVIGLGGGYADTLVATLERDFEMQLPEGKTVQPGAPAPIPVEGRHVLLVEKECNATAISFGFPIDVLRGDEDFWALALFNSWFGEHRNSSSHLYQVIREARGMNYGDYSYIEIFPNGGSRHMPAPNHARRQQLFEIWLRPVQHQHRHFALRAAIRELQHVVDSGMTQEEFALTQQFLDKYALHYATTTMGRLGYAIDSKFYGIDGDYIEMFRRHIAGLTLDEVNAAIRKHLQYKNLRIAMVTMGAQEFADELAADTPSPVTYDTPKPEEVLEEDKIIEAYPLDIARENISIVPVEEMFR, encoded by the coding sequence CTGCAAGCAATCTCAATTCTGTCCATTTTCATTATCGGACTGCTCATGACTTCCTGCAGCGTTCCCTCCTCCGAAAGCACCGTATTGCTCCCGGTGAAGGACGATCCGACCATTTCTTTCCGAATCTGGTTCAAGACCGGATCCCAGAACGATCCCGGCGGCAAGGAAGGACTGGCCGCTCTCACGGCATCCATGATGGTCGAGGGTGCAACGGAGAAACATAGCTATGAGGACATTCTCTCGGCATTGTACCCGATGGCGGCATCCTATTACGTGACTGTTGACAAGGAAATGACGGTATTTATCGGGCGTGTGCACAAAGATAATCTCCAGGATTACTATCCGTACTTCATCGATGCCCTGCTGCACCCGAAGTTTGCCGAAGACGATTTTACGCGCATCAAGACCGACATGATCAACAGTATCGAAAAGTCTCTTCGCTATTCGAGCGACGAGGAACTCGGAAAGGCGGCGTTCTACAACTTCGTCTACGAGGGTACGCCGTATGGACATCTTGATCTCGGCACGGTCAGCAGCCTCGAAGCCATCACGCTCGACGATGTACGCACCTTTTACAACACCTGGTTTACCCGTGACAACGTGGTCATCGGGCTCGGTGGTGGCTACGCAGATACGCTGGTCGCGACCCTGGAACGGGATTTCGAAATGCAGCTGCCCGAGGGGAAAACCGTGCAGCCGGGCGCACCGGCGCCGATTCCTGTCGAGGGACGCCATGTCCTTCTCGTTGAAAAGGAATGCAACGCCACCGCCATCAGCTTCGGTTTCCCGATCGATGTGCTGCGCGGGGACGAGGATTTCTGGGCGCTGGCGCTGTTCAATTCCTGGTTCGGCGAACACCGCAATTCTTCTTCGCATCTCTACCAGGTGATACGCGAGGCGCGCGGCATGAACTATGGAGACTACTCGTATATCGAGATTTTTCCCAATGGCGGCAGCAGGCACATGCCCGCACCGAATCATGCCCGCAGGCAGCAGCTGTTTGAAATCTGGCTGCGTCCCGTGCAGCATCAGCATCGACACTTCGCGCTGCGGGCGGCGATACGTGAACTGCAGCATGTGGTAGACAGTGGCATGACGCAGGAAGAGTTTGCGCTTACCCAGCAGTTCCTCGACAAATATGCATTGCACTATGCGACAACAACCATGGGCCGTCTCGGGTATGCCATCGACAGCAAATTTTACGGGATCGACGGGGACTATATCGAGATGTTCCGCCGGCACATCGCCGGACTGACGCTCGATGAGGTCAACGCCGCGATTCGCAAACACCTGCAATACAAGAATCTCCGCATTGCCATGGTGACCATGGGAGCGCAGGAGTTCGCGGATGAGCTGGCAGCTGATACACCGAGTCCTGTGACCTATGACACCCCCAAACCGGAGGAGGTTCTCGAGGAGGACAAGATCATCGAAGCCTACCCGCTCGACATCGCACGTGAGAACATTTCCATCGTTCCAGTGGAAGAAATGTTCCGTTGA
- a CDS encoding insulinase family protein has translation MRLLLFSLTVLLLCGAPLMAEAGGNGAFPYEYRVETLDNGLTVIMIPMESGGLMSYYSVVRTGARDEYEQGKTGFAHFFEHMMFRGTKNYPAKVYDRMVTEMGADANAYTTDDYTCYHMSFASEDLETVIKLESDRFQHLDYEEAAFQTEAGAVYGEYRKNRSNPWAVLFEDLMKTAFTRHTYGHTTIGFEADIEAMPTMYQYSRDFFSRYYRPDNVVLMLAGDFNSENAMKLIRSYYGEWKAGYAKPDITPEPEQKRERSVNIRYDGKTLPLMVVSYKSPALDAGNRLVVAGSMLGELLFGESSDIYKKLVLKEQKLQFIGADFGFNRDPKLWSIYAMIKNESDIEMVRQEIDKTIAAFRDTPVTEKQLTDIKKRLKYSFLMDLDTPDAVAGGLARFVALTGGIDVVNTLYATYDQITPDDIRQAVSTYLTPEKRTIATLKGRK, from the coding sequence GTGAGACTTCTACTGTTCTCATTGACGGTACTGCTGTTGTGCGGGGCGCCGCTCATGGCTGAAGCGGGAGGAAACGGCGCATTTCCGTACGAGTACCGTGTTGAAACGCTGGACAACGGACTGACCGTTATCATGATTCCCATGGAATCGGGCGGACTCATGTCGTATTACAGCGTCGTGCGTACAGGTGCACGGGATGAATACGAACAAGGAAAGACGGGTTTTGCGCACTTTTTCGAACACATGATGTTTCGCGGCACGAAAAACTATCCCGCGAAAGTTTACGACCGTATGGTCACTGAAATGGGTGCGGATGCCAACGCATATACCACGGATGATTACACCTGCTACCATATGTCGTTTGCGTCGGAAGACCTGGAAACCGTCATCAAACTCGAGAGCGACCGTTTCCAGCATCTCGATTATGAGGAAGCCGCATTTCAGACAGAGGCCGGTGCCGTGTATGGTGAATACCGGAAGAACCGCAGCAATCCCTGGGCGGTGCTCTTCGAAGACCTGATGAAGACGGCGTTTACCCGCCATACGTACGGGCATACAACCATCGGTTTCGAAGCCGATATCGAGGCAATGCCCACCATGTATCAGTACAGCAGGGATTTCTTTTCCCGCTATTACCGTCCGGACAATGTCGTGCTCATGCTCGCGGGAGACTTCAACAGCGAGAATGCGATGAAGCTCATCCGCAGTTATTACGGAGAGTGGAAAGCCGGGTATGCGAAACCGGACATCACCCCGGAACCCGAGCAGAAACGGGAGCGCAGCGTCAATATCCGATACGACGGCAAGACCCTGCCACTCATGGTGGTTTCCTACAAGAGTCCCGCGCTCGACGCCGGAAACCGGCTCGTGGTCGCCGGCTCGATGCTCGGTGAACTGCTCTTCGGGGAAAGCAGCGACATCTATAAAAAACTGGTTTTGAAGGAACAGAAGCTCCAGTTCATCGGGGCGGATTTCGGATTTAACCGCGATCCCAAACTCTGGAGCATCTATGCGATGATCAAGAACGAGTCGGATATCGAGATGGTGCGTCAGGAAATTGACAAGACTATCGCGGCATTTCGCGACACGCCGGTGACGGAGAAGCAGCTCACCGATATCAAGAAGCGGCTCAAGTACAGTTTCCTCATGGATCTGGACACGCCTGATGCGGTGGCAGGCGGACTCGCGCGGTTCGTTGCGCTCACCGGTGGCATCGATGTGGTCAATACGCTGTATGCGACGTACGACCAGATTACGCCCGACGATATTCGACAGGCCGTGTCTACGTATCTGACACCCGAGAAGCGCACCATCGCAACGTTGAAGGGGAGGAAATGA
- a CDS encoding CHAD domain-containing protein: MQLTSEQREALQELLRNPALDAERQRNARLLLMYDEGRVTREIAAEVGLSESRTRYWRKQFERSGMHMFDEDYVPPRRAGTGKAKQTHEPLLTSEQQEHLRALRAGDIDDDIARRVDILLSYADGKETRSIAEEVGLSPSRTRYWRKAFERDGMSIIAETSPSVPENAPERAGSQNAAASAGSQNAATETKKKKKLPGLQRFDSFSEAGRKVLRLHFEEMLAHGGSEALGEDIEIVHRMRVATRRMRSAFDVFDGAFTEKTVRRFRKPLKRTGKVLGSVRDLDVLLEHMRTYAATLKENDAAAFRPLLHAWEEERQRHLATLRSYLDSDAYRDFCREFAAFAETPGKGTVEQTEIVAGVQKRIVHIAPVLIMERLTDILAFDHELGTASLDRLHALRIQCKKLRYTMEFLQELLGNDVKKLIKHVTDMQDYLGHLQDDQTAGQMITAFVQDLDQRQSELPFAERLNAAPLLTYLADRQARKHDLLTNFPAAWEDFLARDFRSKLLKALLAL, translated from the coding sequence ATGCAACTGACGTCAGAACAGCGTGAAGCACTTCAGGAACTCCTTCGCAATCCCGCACTCGATGCCGAGCGGCAGCGCAACGCCCGCCTGCTTCTCATGTATGACGAGGGCAGGGTCACAAGGGAAATCGCCGCTGAGGTGGGATTATCCGAGAGCCGCACACGCTACTGGCGCAAGCAGTTCGAGCGCAGCGGCATGCACATGTTTGACGAAGACTACGTCCCGCCGCGTCGCGCGGGAACAGGTAAAGCGAAACAGACACACGAACCATTGCTGACATCCGAACAACAGGAGCATTTGCGCGCCCTTCGCGCCGGCGACATCGATGACGACATTGCGCGCCGCGTAGATATCCTGCTTTCATATGCAGACGGGAAGGAAACACGCAGCATCGCGGAAGAAGTCGGACTCTCTCCGAGCCGTACACGTTACTGGCGCAAGGCGTTTGAGCGCGATGGGATGTCAATAATCGCGGAGACTTCACCGTCGGTGCCGGAGAACGCACCCGAACGCGCGGGCTCGCAGAACGCAGCCGCCAGCGCGGGCTCGCAGAACGCAGCGACGGAGACAAAGAAGAAGAAAAAGCTACCGGGATTGCAGCGCTTCGACAGCTTTTCGGAGGCGGGACGCAAGGTGCTGCGCCTGCATTTCGAGGAGATGCTCGCACACGGGGGCAGCGAGGCACTGGGTGAAGATATTGAAATCGTCCACCGGATGCGTGTCGCAACACGGCGTATGCGCTCTGCCTTCGACGTATTCGACGGGGCATTCACCGAGAAGACCGTGCGCCGTTTCCGCAAGCCGCTCAAGCGGACCGGGAAAGTTCTCGGCAGTGTGCGCGATCTGGATGTGCTGCTCGAACATATGCGCACATACGCCGCCACGCTGAAAGAAAATGACGCTGCAGCCTTTCGTCCCCTGCTCCACGCCTGGGAAGAAGAGCGGCAGCGGCATCTCGCGACACTGCGTTCATACCTGGATTCAGACGCGTACCGCGATTTCTGCAGGGAGTTCGCCGCCTTCGCCGAAACCCCCGGCAAGGGCACTGTCGAACAGACTGAAATTGTCGCCGGGGTGCAGAAACGCATCGTGCATATTGCGCCTGTCCTCATCATGGAACGGCTGACCGACATCCTCGCTTTCGACCACGAGCTGGGAACCGCCAGTCTCGACCGGCTGCATGCTCTGCGCATACAGTGCAAGAAACTGCGCTACACGATGGAGTTCCTCCAGGAGCTGCTCGGAAATGATGTCAAAAAGCTTATCAAACATGTGACAGATATGCAGGACTATCTCGGACACCTGCAGGACGATCAGACAGCAGGACAGATGATCACCGCCTTTGTGCAGGACCTTGATCAGCGTCAGTCAGAGCTTCCCTTCGCAGAGCGGCTCAACGCTGCCCCTCTGCTCACCTACCTGGCGGACCGGCAGGCGCGCAAACATGACCTGTTGACAAATTTCCCTGCTGCATGGGAAGACTTCCTGGCCAGGGATTTTCGCAGCAAGCTTCTGAAGGCATTGCTGGCACTCTGA
- a CDS encoding MgtC/SapB family protein produces the protein MMPLLLLQTQIPDMTLPMIFEKAGIALLVGLLVGVERERARNDDERLFAGIRTFPLIGLLGFLAALLGSVMGPWLTAVLTAGFIVLVALSYYLEAKQGAHGATSEVAALLVFVFGMLIHLDLIAVAIASSVVLTLFLSLKDPLHRLVGRVQEEDIYAALKFAIITAIVLPILPDTTMGPLDVLNPRQVWYMVVLIAGISFAGYVLVKVFGSKKGLSLTGMMGGLVSSTAVTLSFSQKSKEAPELGNTFASAIILACTIMYPRILVEVAVVNQSLLAFIWPMIAILTASGVAASLFLLMRKRSQASSDVDLKNPFELMSAVKFGLIFAVIIFVSKAAQEYLGSGGVFLAAGLAGLTDVDAITLSMANLAKDAVSEATASTAILIAVVVNTIVKASIAFSLGAASLRKFTLPGFGLVLLTGLVLIAWMLL, from the coding sequence GTGATGCCACTCCTTCTGCTCCAGACTCAGATCCCGGACATGACACTGCCCATGATTTTCGAGAAAGCGGGCATTGCGCTGCTGGTGGGACTGCTGGTCGGGGTTGAACGCGAGAGAGCACGGAACGACGACGAACGCCTGTTTGCGGGTATTCGCACTTTTCCGCTTATCGGTCTGCTCGGTTTTCTTGCAGCCCTGCTTGGCTCCGTCATGGGACCCTGGCTTACGGCGGTACTGACTGCCGGATTCATCGTACTCGTCGCGCTTTCGTATTACCTCGAGGCGAAGCAGGGTGCGCATGGTGCGACCAGCGAGGTTGCGGCGCTGCTGGTGTTCGTGTTCGGCATGCTCATTCACCTGGATCTGATCGCGGTCGCGATTGCCTCCAGTGTTGTCCTTACCCTTTTTCTTTCGCTCAAGGACCCGCTGCATCGACTGGTGGGACGCGTGCAGGAGGAGGACATTTACGCCGCGCTGAAGTTCGCCATCATTACGGCAATCGTTCTCCCCATCCTGCCGGATACGACGATGGGACCGCTCGACGTGCTCAATCCCCGCCAGGTGTGGTATATGGTCGTGCTGATTGCGGGAATCAGCTTCGCGGGATATGTACTGGTGAAAGTGTTCGGGTCGAAGAAGGGATTGTCTCTGACGGGGATGATGGGGGGACTCGTTTCCAGCACGGCCGTGACGCTCTCGTTTTCCCAGAAAAGCAAAGAAGCGCCGGAACTCGGCAATACGTTCGCGTCAGCGATCATACTCGCCTGTACAATCATGTACCCCCGCATCCTGGTTGAGGTCGCCGTCGTCAATCAGTCACTGCTCGCCTTTATCTGGCCCATGATTGCCATACTCACGGCAAGCGGTGTCGCGGCCAGCCTGTTCCTCCTGATGCGGAAACGGTCACAGGCCAGCTCCGACGTTGATCTTAAGAATCCTTTTGAACTGATGTCCGCCGTAAAATTCGGTTTGATTTTCGCAGTGATCATTTTCGTTTCAAAGGCGGCGCAGGAATATCTCGGAAGTGGGGGAGTGTTTCTCGCGGCAGGACTGGCGGGATTGACGGACGTCGACGCCATAACGCTGTCGATGGCCAATCTTGCGAAGGACGCTGTTTCGGAGGCGACCGCTTCTACGGCCATTCTCATCGCTGTTGTCGTGAATACCATAGTGAAGGCTTCCATCGCGTTCTCCCTGGGCGCGGCGTCGCTGCGGAAATTCACACTTCCCGGATTCGGGCTGGTGCTGCTGACGGGCCTGGTCCTCATTGCCTGGATGCTGCTCTGA
- a CDS encoding Rrf2 family transcriptional regulator: protein MAIIFSKACEYGIQATLYIATIGDRRVGIKEIAAELNIPVHFLAKILQSLSEKNVLTSYKGVQGGYTLQRQPGQIRLIDVVEAIDGLGFFDNCVLGFPGCGTGKPCPVHDRWGEVRDTIRTMLSSDSLADLIPVSREKISTVLQEYGRAD from the coding sequence ATGGCAATTATCTTTTCAAAGGCATGTGAATACGGGATACAGGCGACGCTGTACATCGCCACCATCGGTGATCGTCGTGTCGGGATCAAGGAAATCGCTGCGGAGCTGAATATCCCCGTGCATTTCCTTGCGAAGATTCTCCAGTCGCTGAGCGAGAAAAACGTGCTGACCAGCTACAAGGGTGTGCAGGGCGGATATACGCTGCAGCGGCAGCCCGGGCAAATTCGCCTGATCGATGTGGTCGAGGCGATAGACGGACTCGGTTTTTTCGACAACTGCGTCCTGGGTTTCCCGGGCTGCGGCACCGGCAAACCCTGTCCGGTACATGACCGCTGGGGTGAAGTGCGTGACACAATACGCACGATGCTCTCGAGCGACAGTCTCGCGGACCTCATCCCCGTATCACGTGAAAAAATCAGCACCGTCCTTCAGGAGTACGGACGGGCGGACTGA
- a CDS encoding 4Fe-4S binding protein, with the protein MKAIQHIERWKPRSGQQLRFWMQMAFILLCLWIGVEFTLWFTWHDGSGSLFVSRPPGVEGFLPISALMSLYYLVLGGGVHPVHPAGLFILLAFIVMSVLMKKSFCSWLCPVGTLSENIGEFGKKLFGRNFGVWRWLDYPLRSIKYLLFGFLVYVVFFQMDVRSLGMFLDSPYNKVADVKMFLFFKDISRFSLVVIGVLMGLSLFIRNFWCRYLCPYGALLGLAGLLSPFRITRNADSCIDCAKCAKVCPNRIAVDKHRVVMSDECTSCMACVEACPVKETLQLKAAPKSRFTLRPTWVAAAVAGIFLLVTGLAMLTGNWTSSVQETEYSRRIRDINNPIYNHNQGSAPQEQASR; encoded by the coding sequence ATGAAGGCGATACAGCACATAGAGCGATGGAAGCCGCGCAGCGGACAGCAGCTGCGTTTCTGGATGCAGATGGCATTCATCCTGCTCTGCCTATGGATCGGAGTCGAATTCACGCTGTGGTTTACCTGGCATGATGGCAGCGGAAGTCTGTTCGTTTCGCGTCCCCCGGGAGTCGAAGGCTTCCTTCCCATCTCCGCGTTGATGAGTCTTTACTATCTCGTCCTTGGCGGTGGTGTACACCCCGTGCATCCGGCGGGACTCTTCATCCTTCTCGCATTCATCGTCATGTCCGTTCTGATGAAAAAGTCCTTCTGCAGCTGGCTCTGTCCCGTAGGCACACTCTCAGAGAATATCGGGGAATTCGGGAAAAAGCTCTTCGGCAGGAATTTCGGTGTGTGGCGATGGCTCGACTACCCCCTGCGGTCCATCAAGTATCTGCTCTTTGGTTTCCTTGTGTATGTGGTGTTTTTCCAGATGGACGTCCGTTCGCTCGGCATGTTCCTCGACAGTCCCTACAACAAGGTTGCCGACGTCAAGATGTTCCTGTTCTTCAAGGATATTTCCCGCTTTTCCCTGGTTGTCATCGGGGTGCTGATGGGGCTTTCGCTGTTCATCAGGAATTTCTGGTGCCGCTACCTCTGTCCATACGGCGCGCTGCTCGGTCTGGCGGGCCTCCTCAGTCCCTTCCGCATCACGCGCAACGCCGACTCGTGTATCGACTGCGCAAAGTGTGCGAAAGTCTGTCCCAACCGCATTGCAGTCGACAAACACCGTGTGGTCATGTCCGACGAATGCACAAGTTGCATGGCCTGCGTCGAAGCCTGTCCGGTAAAGGAAACCCTCCAGCTCAAGGCTGCCCCGAAAAGCCGTTTCACCTTGCGACCCACCTGGGTTGCCGCTGCCGTGGCGGGGATATTTCTCCTCGTCACCGGCCTGGCGATGCTGACGGGCAACTGGACAAGCAGCGTGCAGGAGACGGAATACTCGCGGCGCATCAGGGATATCAACAATCCGATATACAACCACAATCAGGGCAGCGCACCACAGGAACAGGCTTCTCGCTGA
- a CDS encoding DUF177 domain-containing protein encodes MKSKHKHIPVRLSGLTDGQHQLQYTVDPGSIELPAEFRTPLSIDVTLDKAEHQIALRISVRSVAHLPCDRCLDEVDVPVETEFLLVFTHDNSGTSSEEDDVREIPVNDPTVDLAEDVRDAAMLCIPMRVICGEDDNGKSLCRNPIPDALRAERQQREDPRWDTLKSLKLDQ; translated from the coding sequence ATGAAATCGAAGCATAAACATATCCCCGTTCGCCTATCCGGTCTCACGGATGGCCAGCACCAGCTGCAGTACACGGTTGATCCCGGCAGCATCGAACTGCCCGCGGAATTCCGCACCCCGCTGAGTATCGACGTGACGCTGGACAAGGCAGAACACCAGATTGCACTGCGCATAAGCGTGCGCTCGGTCGCGCATTTGCCCTGCGATCGCTGTCTCGATGAAGTCGACGTTCCGGTCGAGACGGAATTTCTTCTGGTGTTCACGCATGATAATTCCGGCACTTCGTCGGAAGAAGATGATGTACGCGAGATTCCCGTGAACGATCCGACAGTGGATCTCGCAGAAGATGTTCGCGACGCAGCGATGCTCTGCATTCCCATGCGCGTCATCTGCGGTGAAGATGATAATGGAAAGTCGCTCTGCCGCAATCCTATACCGGATGCGCTGCGGGCGGAAAGACAGCAGCGGGAAGATCCCCGCTGGGATACGTTGAAATCATTGAAACTGGATCAATAA
- the rpmF gene encoding 50S ribosomal protein L32 codes for MPNPTHKHSKARTAKRRTHYKAKASSTATCDNCGETKLQHRVCPNCGYYNGRSIITPKL; via the coding sequence ATGCCCAATCCTACTCATAAGCATTCAAAGGCCCGCACGGCAAAGCGCCGCACGCACTACAAGGCCAAGGCTTCTTCCACCGCAACCTGCGACAACTGCGGCGAGACCAAGCTGCAGCATCGCGTCTGCCCGAACTGCGGGTACTACAACGGCCGTTCGATCATCACCCCGAAACTCTGA
- the plsX gene encoding phosphate acyltransferase PlsX — MVTIAVDAMGGDFAPGNVVEGALLCTRDPRCDFRILLLGDEEAIRKHLPTDAPDNIAVQHTDEVVEMHDPIAVALKQKKQSSMYRALEMHREGEVDGFISAGNTAAVMALSTLLLGRLPGVERPSIGTFLPSERGPVLLIDAGANVDSKPSHLMQFGIMGSVYTELIMRRERPRVGLLNVGEEEKKGNDACIAAWPLLKDAPINFVGNVEGRDILKGTVDVVVCDGFTGNIILKFAESFPGLLKSKFYDYAERGFFHKIWAGLMGKTLKGMIRDWDYQEYGGVPLLGVKGISIIGHGSSTPRAMMNMILRAKEMVDRSVNDTIRDAMSPRNSS; from the coding sequence GTGGTAACCATAGCAGTGGACGCAATGGGCGGGGATTTCGCCCCTGGCAATGTTGTCGAGGGAGCGCTTCTCTGTACCCGCGATCCTCGTTGCGATTTCCGCATTCTGCTTCTCGGCGACGAGGAAGCGATTCGGAAACACCTGCCAACCGACGCGCCAGATAATATCGCGGTACAGCATACCGATGAGGTTGTGGAAATGCACGACCCCATCGCTGTTGCGCTCAAGCAGAAAAAGCAGAGCTCGATGTACCGCGCACTTGAAATGCACCGGGAGGGGGAAGTCGACGGATTTATCAGTGCCGGCAACACGGCCGCGGTGATGGCGCTGTCGACATTGCTGCTCGGACGGCTTCCGGGCGTGGAGCGTCCCTCCATCGGCACCTTCCTCCCTTCGGAGCGGGGTCCGGTACTGCTGATCGACGCCGGCGCGAATGTCGACTCCAAGCCTTCCCATCTTATGCAGTTCGGCATCATGGGAAGTGTTTACACGGAACTGATCATGCGTCGCGAGCGTCCGCGGGTTGGATTGCTCAACGTCGGGGAGGAAGAAAAGAAAGGCAACGATGCGTGCATTGCAGCCTGGCCGCTGCTGAAGGACGCACCCATCAACTTCGTTGGAAATGTGGAGGGGCGGGATATTCTCAAAGGCACGGTCGACGTCGTCGTCTGCGACGGCTTCACCGGCAACATAATTTTAAAATTCGCTGAATCCTTCCCGGGACTGCTGAAAAGCAAGTTTTACGATTATGCTGAACGCGGCTTCTTTCACAAGATATGGGCCGGCTTGATGGGCAAAACCCTCAAGGGCATGATTCGGGACTGGGATTACCAGGAATACGGCGGCGTCCCTCTGCTGGGCGTCAAGGGCATCAGCATCATCGGCCATGGCAGTTCGACGCCACGAGCCATGATGAACATGATTCTCCGCGCCAAGGAGATGGTGGACCGCAGTGTCAATGACACCATCCGGGACGCGATGTCGCCTCGTAATTCATCATAA
- a CDS encoding ketoacyl-ACP synthase III — translation MKTAEITAVGHYAPDHVVPNSHFESYLDTTDEWIVTRTGIRERRFLDEGATSDLAVEAAKRALEMRGIGAEEIDCIIVATVTPDMFFPSTAALVQNKLGAKNAWGFDLSGACSGFIFALTTGAQFIKAGTHKKVLVIGADKMTSIMDMNDRNTAILFGDGGAAVLLEPGEDADYGVIDAINFVDGSGMEALHMKAGGSARPATKETVEQKMHYITQDGKAVFKVAVVGMADVSLDIMKRNNLTAEDVAYLVPHQANMRIIQSTAQRMGLSMDQVMVNIDRYGNTTAATIPSCLAEYYKDGRLKRGDNLVLASFGAGYTWGGIFVRWSI, via the coding sequence ATGAAAACCGCAGAGATTACTGCTGTCGGGCATTATGCCCCGGACCATGTCGTCCCCAACAGCCATTTCGAATCGTATCTCGACACCACCGACGAGTGGATTGTTACGCGTACCGGCATTCGCGAACGGCGTTTTCTCGATGAGGGAGCGACCTCCGATCTCGCCGTCGAAGCCGCAAAGCGCGCCCTGGAGATGCGCGGCATCGGTGCTGAAGAAATCGATTGCATCATCGTCGCAACGGTCACCCCTGACATGTTTTTCCCGAGTACTGCCGCGCTCGTGCAGAACAAGCTCGGCGCCAAGAACGCCTGGGGCTTTGACCTGAGCGGCGCCTGCTCCGGCTTCATCTTCGCCCTCACGACGGGAGCGCAGTTCATCAAGGCCGGGACGCACAAGAAAGTTCTGGTAATCGGGGCGGACAAAATGACTTCCATCATGGATATGAACGACCGCAATACCGCCATTCTCTTCGGCGACGGTGGCGCGGCCGTGCTGCTTGAGCCCGGAGAAGATGCGGACTACGGCGTGATCGACGCCATCAACTTTGTTGACGGTTCCGGTATGGAAGCTCTGCATATGAAAGCCGGCGGCAGCGCACGTCCCGCGACGAAAGAAACCGTCGAACAGAAAATGCATTACATCACGCAGGACGGTAAAGCCGTATTCAAAGTTGCCGTTGTCGGCATGGCGGATGTTTCGCTCGATATCATGAAGCGCAACAACCTGACTGCGGAAGACGTCGCGTACCTCGTTCCCCATCAGGCGAACATGCGCATTATTCAGTCCACCGCCCAGCGCATGGGGCTGAGCATGGACCAGGTCATGGTCAACATCGACCGCTACGGCAACACCACAGCCGCAACCATTCCAAGCTGCCTGGCTGAGTATTACAAGGATGGCCGCCTCAAACGCGGTGACAACCTGGTGCTGGCCAGCTTCGGCGCCGGCTACACCTGGGGCGGCATTTTCGTCCGCTGGAGCATCTGA
- the fabD gene encoding ACP S-malonyltransferase produces MKTALLFPGQASQYVGMGKDLYESVARAKELFDSANEIMGTDLKTICFDGPAEELKQTKFTQPAIFVHSVIVAELLGIEAAAAAGHSLGEYSALVAAGALTFEDGLRLVKKRGELMQEAGTRSPGTMAAVIGAEADVVEAACAEAADAGIAQPANFNSPGQIVISGSVEGIDRAMVILKEKGVRIVKKLPVSGAFHSPLMQYAQDELGAVLEATPIADARFPVYSNVTALPVTAAAEIRENLLRQVTSPVLWEKSMRNMRADGIEAFIESGPGNVLQGLLKRIDGDAACRTVGTLEDLGAA; encoded by the coding sequence ATGAAGACAGCATTATTGTTCCCCGGTCAGGCATCGCAGTACGTAGGTATGGGGAAGGACCTGTACGAGAGCGTGGCGCGCGCGAAGGAACTCTTCGACAGCGCCAATGAGATCATGGGAACGGATCTGAAAACGATCTGCTTCGATGGTCCCGCTGAAGAACTGAAGCAGACGAAATTCACGCAGCCCGCCATTTTCGTGCACAGCGTCATCGTTGCCGAACTGCTCGGTATCGAAGCCGCTGCCGCGGCGGGACACTCCCTCGGCGAATACAGCGCCCTCGTTGCCGCCGGCGCCCTGACCTTCGAAGACGGACTGCGTCTGGTGAAAAAGCGCGGTGAGCTCATGCAGGAAGCAGGGACGCGCTCTCCGGGCACCATGGCTGCCGTCATTGGTGCGGAAGCGGACGTCGTTGAAGCCGCATGTGCCGAAGCGGCCGACGCCGGTATCGCTCAGCCCGCGAATTTCAACTCTCCCGGACAGATTGTCATCTCCGGTAGTGTCGAAGGAATTGATCGGGCTATGGTGATACTGAAGGAGAAGGGCGTTCGCATTGTGAAGAAACTGCCGGTCAGTGGCGCATTCCATTCCCCGCTGATGCAGTATGCGCAGGATGAACTCGGCGCCGTGCTTGAGGCAACCCCGATTGCGGATGCCCGTTTCCCCGTGTACAGCAACGTTACAGCCCTGCCTGTCACTGCGGCAGCGGAAATTCGTGAGAATCTTCTGCGCCAGGTGACCAGTCCCGTTCTCTGGGAAAAGAGCATGCGCAACATGCGCGCTGACGGCATCGAAGCGTTCATCGAATCCGGTCCGGGCAACGTCCTTCAGGGACTGCTCAAGCGTATTGACGGCGACGCGGCCTGCCGCACTGTCGGAACTTTGGAAGATCTCGGCGCAGCCTGA